One part of the Algibacter sp. L1A34 genome encodes these proteins:
- a CDS encoding acyltransferase family protein, with translation MKTERLLYIDRLKGFTIFLVVLGHVLQYNTQNPFDNIIFNIIYSFHMPFFFFLSGYVANITTKITSITSAILFIKNKSIALLIPMIAWPIIRHYFFTENVDLTSIFTIIYNQILDPSLWFLKTLYEILLVYLVFWIVSNYFNSKQHIFKDILVLIFIASFLLAISYAIHSKEILTFLLNFVFFMIGVFLSKYESLKLLIQNKIVLLSASLLFMALIGHFKFNELNFIYMKFLKVCITITVITIFYNYSKTLKISKNIDDYLCLMGRNSLIIYVTHFSFFYVLNDKLLLSSDISFILLLILTIPISLILISLSMFIGRLIALQPILNFLFYGVRIKNKNIN, from the coding sequence ATGAAGACAGAACGTTTATTATATATTGATAGATTAAAGGGTTTTACAATTTTTCTCGTGGTATTAGGACATGTCTTACAATATAATACGCAAAATCCTTTTGATAATATAATATTCAACATTATATATTCTTTTCATATGCCATTTTTCTTTTTTCTAAGCGGTTATGTGGCCAACATTACAACAAAAATCACATCTATTACTAGTGCAATTTTATTCATAAAAAACAAATCAATTGCTCTTTTAATTCCCATGATTGCTTGGCCAATTATTAGACATTACTTTTTTACAGAAAATGTAGACCTCACGTCAATTTTCACAATAATTTATAATCAAATATTAGACCCTAGTCTATGGTTTTTAAAAACGCTATATGAAATACTGCTCGTTTATTTGGTGTTTTGGATTGTTTCAAATTATTTTAATTCCAAACAACATATATTCAAGGATATTTTAGTTCTTATATTTATAGCTTCTTTTCTATTAGCAATATCATATGCCATTCATAGCAAAGAAATTTTAACATTTTTATTAAATTTTGTCTTTTTCATGATAGGAGTTTTTCTTTCTAAATACGAGTCATTAAAACTTTTAATTCAAAATAAAATAGTTCTATTAAGCGCGTCTTTACTATTTATGGCATTAATAGGACATTTTAAGTTTAATGAATTGAATTTTATATACATGAAATTTTTGAAAGTATGTATTACAATTACTGTAATCACCATATTTTATAATTATTCGAAAACATTAAAAATATCTAAAAATATAGACGATTACTTATGTTTAATGGGACGTAATTCATTAATTATTTATGTAACTCATTTCTCATTTTTTTATGTACTAAATGATAAGCTGCTATTATCTTCTGATATTAGTTTTATTTTATTGTTAATACTTACAATCCCCATAAGTTTAATTTTAATATCGTTAAGCATGTTTATCGGAAGACTTATTGCATTACAGCCAATTTTAAACTTCCTATTTTATGGTGTTAGAATAAAAAATAAAAACATTAATTAA
- a CDS encoding glycosyltransferase family 2 protein, whose protein sequence is MISIVIPLFNKETTIKDTIESVLSQSFTNFELIIIDDGSTDDSVNTISNNFKDERIKIIPQKNQGVSVARNQGVKNARHELIAFLDADDLWSPEYLEYMVKAHNKHPEAGMYCCAGFVKNADDSIYKRTTDKVSEDISMIHFFHNPHIFLHTSSTIVKKTIFEKVGGFPKGMVRNQDFALFFSIALISKVCYCKLPLSTYVGGVPNQATSSFSITKLQSIVDRFNIVHNNWINSNRKNKDYLVFTKYEVRHMILSNIRSKEFEFMNYFLNNLSEELISEFYSLEIKIYRSKKFNFLSKYWILFTKIIWRSKNYPRVG, encoded by the coding sequence ATGATTTCTATTGTCATACCACTATTTAATAAAGAAACCACAATTAAAGACACTATAGAATCTGTTTTATCCCAATCCTTCACTAATTTTGAGTTGATAATAATTGATGATGGATCAACAGATGATAGTGTAAACACAATTTCGAATAATTTTAAAGATGAAAGAATTAAAATTATTCCTCAAAAAAACCAAGGGGTTAGTGTAGCAAGAAATCAAGGGGTAAAAAATGCAAGACACGAATTAATTGCATTTTTAGATGCTGATGATTTATGGAGTCCTGAGTATTTGGAATATATGGTTAAAGCGCATAACAAACACCCAGAAGCTGGAATGTATTGCTGTGCCGGTTTTGTTAAAAATGCAGACGACTCAATATATAAACGAACAACAGATAAAGTTTCGGAAGATATTTCAATGATTCATTTTTTTCATAATCCACATATCTTTCTTCATACAAGCAGCACTATTGTAAAAAAAACTATTTTTGAAAAAGTAGGTGGTTTTCCTAAAGGAATGGTAAGGAATCAAGATTTCGCATTATTTTTTTCTATTGCACTAATTTCAAAAGTTTGCTATTGTAAACTACCACTAAGTACTTATGTTGGAGGTGTACCTAACCAAGCAACATCTTCTTTTTCAATAACTAAACTTCAGAGTATTGTTGATCGATTTAATATTGTCCACAATAATTGGATTAACTCAAACCGCAAAAACAAAGATTACTTAGTTTTTACGAAATATGAAGTCAGACATATGATTTTATCCAATATAAGAAGCAAAGAGTTTGAATTTATGAACTACTTTTTAAACAATTTATCCGAAGAATTAATATCTGAATTTTATAGCCTTGAAATCAAAATTTATAGATCGAAAAAATTCAACTTTTTGTCTAAGTATTGGATTCTTTTCACTAAAATAATTTGGAGATCAAAAAATTATCCAAGGGTGGGATAA
- a CDS encoding acyltransferase family protein — translation MLVEKKRIYYIDIAKSIGITLVVFGHTYNKHDFLYNFIYSFHMPLFFLLSGMFSKNLKKHSIKPLLIKRFNNLILPYLFFYILTYLYWVFIESKFRPGASDIYETWYSPIIGVFYGGHYNTPLWFIPCLLSIEIMNFYVQKFKNFIVQLILVFLFFTIGFYVLQLIHLGFDLPFQLFKASISLLFFYFGKYFMKLNLLRFFQKGILLILMIIIYTSFILDYIPNTHLLPSYNTNLIYILIAFFTIAMLLLFVDLVAYKMNMYWSNTLSFFGINSLVILCIHDPIKRVIIFTYSVVSEKSVLEVRTDIVASLICTLIVMLLMLPTIYLYKKIIEGKLLKNLKISL, via the coding sequence ATGCTTGTTGAAAAAAAACGAATTTATTACATTGATATAGCTAAATCTATAGGAATAACATTAGTTGTTTTTGGACACACCTATAATAAACATGATTTTTTATATAATTTTATATATTCTTTTCATATGCCCTTATTTTTTTTACTATCTGGTATGTTTTCAAAAAATTTAAAAAAACATAGCATCAAACCTCTTTTAATTAAGCGTTTTAATAATCTAATTCTACCTTATTTGTTTTTCTATATTTTAACATACTTGTATTGGGTTTTTATAGAATCAAAATTTAGACCAGGAGCAAGCGACATTTATGAAACTTGGTATTCCCCTATAATTGGAGTATTTTATGGAGGCCACTATAACACTCCTCTATGGTTTATCCCCTGCTTGCTATCTATAGAGATTATGAATTTTTATGTTCAAAAATTCAAAAATTTTATAGTTCAATTAATATTGGTTTTTTTGTTTTTTACTATCGGGTTTTATGTTTTACAGCTTATCCATTTAGGCTTTGATCTGCCTTTTCAATTGTTTAAAGCATCAATTTCATTATTGTTTTTTTATTTTGGAAAATATTTTATGAAGCTTAACTTACTCCGTTTTTTTCAAAAAGGAATATTACTTATTTTAATGATTATAATCTATACTAGTTTTATATTAGATTATATTCCAAACACACACCTTTTACCAAGCTATAATACTAATTTAATTTATATATTAATTGCATTTTTTACAATTGCAATGCTCTTATTATTTGTAGATTTAGTAGCCTATAAAATGAATATGTATTGGTCTAATACTCTATCTTTTTTTGGTATTAATTCATTAGTGATATTATGTATTCACGATCCTATAAAAAGGGTGATTATATTTACCTATTCTGTTGTATCTGAAAAGTCTGTTTTAGAAGTTAGAACTGATATCGTAGCCTCTTTAATTTGTACTTTAATCGTAATGCTTCTAATGCTACCAACGATTTATTTATATAAGAAAATAATTGAAGGAAAATTATTAAAAAACTTAAAAATTTCACTATGA
- a CDS encoding acyltransferase, translating into MVSHIYKGIRKVTGLALSYIYTPYTKLIFYLNGVKFSKHLSINGFMKVFVTRRGQVTIGKKLLINSGHNHNIIGRQQKTIFWVEGKLIIGNNVGMSSVAIICNHDIEIGNDVTIGGNTVIYDTDFHSLDSTIRIDKSKDKTNAKKGKVTIKNRVFIGAHSTILKGVTIGENSIIGACSVITKDIPANEIWAGNPAKFIKRVK; encoded by the coding sequence ATGGTGTCACACATTTATAAGGGAATCAGAAAAGTAACTGGTTTAGCGTTAAGTTATATTTACACGCCTTATACAAAACTAATTTTTTATTTAAACGGCGTTAAATTTTCAAAGCACCTTTCTATTAATGGTTTTATGAAAGTGTTTGTTACCCGCAGAGGTCAAGTTACAATTGGAAAAAAATTATTAATTAATAGTGGTCACAATCATAATATAATTGGTCGGCAACAAAAAACTATCTTTTGGGTTGAAGGAAAATTGATAATAGGAAATAATGTGGGGATGAGTTCCGTGGCAATAATCTGCAACCATGATATAGAAATAGGAAATGATGTTACAATCGGGGGAAATACCGTAATTTATGACACCGATTTTCATTCATTAGATTCAACTATTAGGATTGATAAATCAAAAGATAAAACAAATGCGAAAAAAGGTAAAGTAACCATAAAAAACCGAGTATTTATAGGAGCTCATAGTACTATTTTAAAAGGGGTTACAATAGGAGAAAATTCCATAATAGGCGCATGTTCTGTAATTACTAAAGATATTCCTGCTAATGAAATATGGGCTGGTAATCCCGCAAAATTTATTAAGAGGGTCAAGTAA
- a CDS encoding glycosyltransferase, with protein MNKNKPKALIFFQYLPPWRIDVFNEMAQYYNLTIVYTDADIEGFNYDREDLLNRLDKDIKNIFLKKGFRIGKRPIRFGIFRLIKTIKPDIVFSHEYSPTSIIIATYRKLNLFNFKYVITTSDNLLIAEEVKGIKAVFRKKVLSIADAAIVYSETVRNFYNNNFPSLKVEICPNIQNPITLLKNRIFFPDLIEKYIDQFRLNDSKIILYTGRLEKVKGLDLLLEAFAKSYNDNFKLVLVGDGSEKENLKGTCKKLNIEDKVVFAGFYSGKNLYAWYDLADFYILPSRFEPFGAVVNEALVFGCPIMASKYIGAVDFVNQFNGLLFDPLNENEFVESLNLFFKRIQSSENNYRKNLMPFSFEEYVKVFSEIYNMN; from the coding sequence ATGAATAAGAATAAACCTAAAGCATTAATTTTTTTTCAATACTTACCTCCATGGCGTATTGATGTGTTTAATGAAATGGCACAGTATTATAATTTAACAATTGTTTATACAGATGCTGATATAGAAGGATTTAATTATGATAGAGAAGATCTATTAAATCGTTTGGATAAGGATATTAAAAATATATTTTTAAAAAAGGGTTTTAGAATTGGAAAACGTCCTATACGATTTGGAATTTTTAGATTAATTAAAACCATTAAGCCCGATATTGTTTTCTCACATGAGTACTCACCTACAAGCATTATAATTGCTACGTATCGTAAATTAAATCTTTTTAATTTTAAATACGTTATAACAACATCTGATAATTTATTAATAGCAGAAGAAGTAAAAGGAATAAAAGCAGTTTTTAGAAAAAAGGTATTATCAATTGCAGATGCAGCTATTGTTTATAGTGAAACTGTGAGAAATTTTTATAATAACAATTTCCCTAGCTTAAAAGTAGAGATCTGTCCTAATATACAAAACCCAATAACATTACTTAAAAACAGAATTTTTTTTCCTGATTTAATTGAAAAGTATATTGATCAATTTAGGCTGAATGATAGTAAAATTATATTATATACAGGTAGGTTAGAAAAAGTAAAGGGCCTAGACTTATTGCTTGAAGCATTTGCAAAGTCGTATAATGATAATTTTAAATTGGTATTGGTTGGGGATGGAAGTGAAAAGGAAAATTTAAAAGGTACCTGTAAAAAATTAAATATTGAAGATAAAGTGGTATTTGCTGGTTTTTATTCAGGAAAAAATTTGTATGCTTGGTATGATTTAGCAGATTTTTATATTCTTCCTAGTAGATTTGAACCCTTTGGCGCTGTCGTTAATGAGGCTTTGGTCTTTGGATGTCCTATAATGGCTAGTAAATATATAGGGGCGGTGGATTTTGTGAATCAATTTAATGGTTTATTGTTTGACCCTCTAAATGAGAATGAATTTGTTGAGTCTCTAAATTTATTTTTTAAAAGAATTCAATCATCGGAAAACAATTATAGAAAGAATTTAATGCCTTTTTCTTTTGAAGAGTATGTCAAAGTTTTTTCTGAAATCTATAACATGAACTAA
- a CDS encoding UDP-glucose 6-dehydrogenase, translated as MFTQIDNTAMLSTAKKIKSICCIGAGYVGGPTMAVMAQKNPDIKVTVVDLNKQRIADWNDSDLTKLPIFEPGLDVVVQEARGRNLFFSTDVDKAIHEADMIFISVNTPTKTYGVGKGMAADLKYIELCARQIARVATTDKIVVEKSTLPVKTAQAIKSILDNTGNGVKFQILSNPEFLAEGTAMTDLENPDRVLIGGEQTEDGLKAIQSLVNVYATWVPKAQILTTNIWSSELSKLVANAFLAQRVSSINAISELCEASGANVEEVSKAIGMDSRIGPKFLKASVGFGGSCFQKDILNLVYISKSLGLNEVADYWEQVIIMNNHQRNRFAKNIVSTLYNTVAGKKIAFLGWAFKKDTNDTRESAAIYVADQLIEEQANISVYDPKVTASRMQADLNYLETRSETENETYVKTETDPYKAVEGAHAIAVLTEWDAFKTYDWQRIYDQMSKPAFIFDGRNVLDKSSLESIGFQVKSIGK; from the coding sequence ATGTTTACACAAATAGATAACACCGCTATGCTTTCTACTGCAAAAAAAATCAAGTCAATATGTTGTATTGGTGCTGGATATGTTGGTGGGCCAACTATGGCTGTCATGGCTCAAAAAAATCCAGATATTAAAGTCACTGTAGTCGACCTTAATAAACAGCGTATTGCAGACTGGAATGATAGTGATTTAACAAAATTACCTATTTTCGAACCCGGTTTAGATGTTGTGGTGCAAGAAGCAAGAGGTCGTAATCTATTTTTTTCTACAGATGTTGATAAAGCCATTCACGAAGCCGATATGATTTTTATTTCGGTAAACACACCTACCAAAACCTATGGCGTTGGTAAGGGTATGGCAGCAGATTTAAAATATATTGAGCTTTGTGCCAGACAAATTGCGCGAGTCGCTACAACCGATAAAATTGTTGTAGAAAAATCTACTCTACCCGTTAAAACAGCACAAGCCATAAAAAGTATTTTAGATAATACAGGCAACGGTGTTAAGTTTCAAATTTTATCGAACCCTGAATTTTTAGCAGAAGGTACGGCTATGACGGATTTGGAAAATCCAGATCGCGTGTTAATAGGTGGCGAACAAACTGAAGATGGTCTTAAAGCCATTCAATCCTTAGTTAATGTTTACGCGACTTGGGTACCCAAAGCACAGATTCTAACCACTAATATATGGTCTTCAGAGCTGTCTAAATTAGTGGCCAATGCCTTTTTAGCGCAACGTGTTTCTTCTATTAACGCCATTTCAGAACTTTGTGAAGCTAGTGGTGCTAATGTGGAAGAAGTTTCTAAAGCTATTGGAATGGACTCTCGTATCGGACCAAAATTCTTGAAAGCCTCTGTAGGTTTTGGAGGATCTTGTTTTCAAAAAGATATTCTAAACTTAGTCTATATTTCAAAATCCTTAGGTTTAAATGAAGTTGCAGATTACTGGGAGCAGGTTATTATCATGAATAATCACCAACGTAACCGCTTTGCAAAAAATATTGTATCGACACTATACAACACTGTAGCTGGTAAAAAAATAGCGTTCTTAGGTTGGGCCTTTAAAAAAGACACCAACGATACTCGAGAATCTGCTGCCATTTACGTAGCCGATCAACTTATCGAGGAGCAAGCTAACATTAGCGTTTACGATCCTAAAGTAACGGCTTCACGAATGCAAGCAGATTTAAATTATTTAGAAACAAGATCTGAAACTGAAAACGAGACATACGTTAAAACAGAAACCGATCCATACAAAGCCGTAGAAGGTGCACACGCTATAGCGGTTCTAACCGAATGGGATGCCTTTAAAACTTACGATTGGCAACGCATTTACGATCAAATGAGCAAACCGGCCTTTATATTCGACGGACGTAATGTTTTAGATAAATCGAGTTTGGAATCTATTGGGTTTCAAGTAAAATCTATTGGTAAATAA
- a CDS encoding NAD-dependent epimerase/dehydratase family protein, which translates to MTKKILIIGSSSFVANGLYKEMTENGFEVDCFARGDKNRIGDKVFGDVFNLAENEFLKKTYDVVINFIVIKDADESKNLEFIKGLVSFCKTVKVKQLLHFSSIMVYSNTEVLIDENTAIETNTHKKGYGAIKIATDAYLESLDPLPFQLSFIRPSYVLAGDRPAPFIKNLPLGFVLLKGHKKAIMPIIKRSSIHKAIMAIITLEPKQKVYLFLPNDNATKLKYAKEIGHKRIITMPKWLVLGSAKLFMKIGVLPASFYVRIESMFIESKYDSTITENKLQLTL; encoded by the coding sequence ATGACTAAAAAAATATTAATTATAGGTAGTAGTTCATTTGTGGCAAATGGTCTCTATAAAGAAATGACAGAAAATGGTTTTGAAGTAGATTGTTTTGCTAGAGGCGATAAAAATAGAATCGGAGACAAGGTCTTTGGAGATGTTTTTAATTTAGCAGAAAACGAATTTCTAAAAAAAACATATGATGTTGTTATTAATTTTATAGTTATAAAAGATGCAGATGAATCTAAAAATTTAGAGTTTATAAAAGGTTTAGTCTCATTCTGCAAAACTGTAAAAGTGAAACAGTTACTCCATTTTTCATCTATTATGGTGTATTCTAATACGGAAGTATTAATTGATGAAAATACAGCAATTGAAACCAATACGCATAAAAAAGGATATGGCGCTATTAAGATTGCAACAGATGCCTATTTAGAATCTTTAGACCCACTACCTTTTCAACTTTCTTTTATACGACCTAGCTATGTACTAGCAGGAGATAGACCAGCACCTTTCATTAAAAACTTACCTCTTGGCTTTGTTTTATTAAAAGGGCATAAAAAAGCTATTATGCCAATTATAAAGCGCTCAAGTATTCATAAAGCTATTATGGCCATTATAACTTTAGAGCCAAAGCAAAAAGTATATCTTTTTTTACCAAACGATAATGCGACCAAACTTAAGTATGCAAAAGAAATTGGGCATAAGCGCATTATTACTATGCCTAAATGGTTGGTATTGGGCTCTGCAAAACTGTTTATGAAAATAGGAGTGTTACCTGCATCATTTTATGTACGTATTGAGAGTATGTTTATTGAATCAAAGTATGATTCAACAATAACTGAAAATAAATTACAACTAACATTATAA
- a CDS encoding oligosaccharide flippase family protein: protein MKEAKRVAKNTGILYAQMFITVLMSLYATRLVLAALGAEDFGIFNVVGGAIAMLTFLNTAMASASQRFMSFAQGQGDFKKQKNIFNISLVLHFFIAIVVVILLEIVGYFLFSGILKIDSNRLDIAILIYQFLIVSTFFTIISVPYDAIINAHENMLLVAILRIIETILKLAIALFITYTSFDKLYMYGLLMASLSVFLLIIRQIYCHTKYEEVTINFKKYFNKPLFKEMTGFAGWSFLGSSSSLLTNYGQGIVINMFFGTAVNAAQGVCNQIAGQLGAFAGTMLKALNPLIAKSEGAGDRNLMLKASFIGSKVGFFLLTIFYVPVILEMPYIFGLWLKEVPEYAIIFCQLLLARNLIEQLFRTLSSSIAAVGNIKKFEIYKAFINFLPLIVAYILFSLGYPPYTLYVVFIIYAILNAILTLYIAKIECGLSIKEFLKDVVFKSVFTFVVLILITAIPNYFLEESFIRLIVVLAVSTCFFFIVVWFIGLTVYEKSMVKNILNNVLSKHKAKM from the coding sequence ATGAAAGAAGCCAAGCGCGTAGCAAAAAATACAGGAATTTTATACGCACAAATGTTCATCACCGTGCTGATGTCTTTATATGCTACACGTTTAGTTTTAGCAGCTTTAGGAGCAGAAGATTTTGGAATCTTTAATGTTGTTGGTGGCGCAATAGCCATGTTAACGTTTTTAAATACGGCCATGGCTTCAGCTTCACAACGCTTTATGTCGTTTGCGCAAGGGCAAGGTGATTTTAAAAAACAAAAAAATATTTTCAACATAAGTTTAGTATTGCATTTTTTCATTGCCATTGTTGTTGTTATTTTATTAGAAATTGTTGGCTATTTTTTATTCAGTGGTATCTTAAAAATAGACTCAAACAGATTAGATATTGCTATTTTAATTTATCAATTTTTAATAGTAAGTACTTTTTTTACCATCATTTCTGTGCCTTATGATGCTATAATTAATGCGCATGAAAACATGTTACTGGTTGCTATTTTGCGTATTATTGAAACCATCCTAAAATTAGCAATAGCCCTATTTATTACTTACACAAGTTTTGATAAATTGTACATGTATGGGCTTTTAATGGCTTCCTTATCTGTGTTTCTATTAATCATACGCCAAATATATTGTCATACAAAATACGAAGAGGTAACTATTAATTTTAAAAAATATTTTAACAAACCATTATTTAAGGAAATGACCGGTTTTGCTGGTTGGAGCTTTTTAGGATCTTCTAGCAGTTTACTTACTAATTATGGCCAAGGTATTGTAATTAATATGTTTTTTGGTACAGCGGTAAATGCAGCCCAAGGAGTTTGTAATCAGATCGCTGGACAATTAGGTGCTTTCGCAGGCACCATGCTTAAAGCACTAAACCCCTTAATAGCAAAAAGCGAAGGTGCTGGTGACAGAAACCTTATGCTGAAAGCTTCATTTATTGGTAGTAAAGTTGGTTTTTTTCTATTAACTATATTTTATGTACCAGTAATATTGGAAATGCCTTATATTTTTGGTTTATGGTTAAAAGAAGTCCCTGAATACGCCATTATATTCTGTCAATTACTTTTAGCAAGAAATTTAATAGAACAACTCTTTCGTACATTATCATCTTCCATTGCAGCAGTAGGTAATATTAAAAAATTCGAAATATATAAAGCCTTTATAAACTTCTTACCACTAATAGTTGCTTATATACTATTTTCTCTGGGTTACCCGCCTTACACCTTGTATGTCGTTTTTATCATTTACGCCATTTTGAATGCTATCCTTACTTTATATATAGCCAAAATAGAATGTGGATTATCTATTAAGGAGTTTCTAAAAGATGTGGTATTTAAAAGTGTTTTTACTTTTGTAGTTTTAATTTTAATCACAGCCATTCCTAATTACTTCTTAGAAGAGAGTTTTATTAGGCTTATAGTCGTGCTAGCTGTTAGTACTTGTTTCTTTTTTATCGTCGTTTGGTTTATTGGATTAACTGTATATGAAAAAAGTATGGTTAAAAATATATTAAACAATGTTCTCTCTAAGCATAAAGCAAAAATGTAA
- a CDS encoding acyltransferase, with translation MIKIEYKNMPSGSNKFKFALRFYFNVLRTWYYFTFKWPWVKYKGFVRVMPLCLFVKRDIHIGNNVQFGRGTWVSTDVHFGNNILIAGRVSFVGKNDHVFNIPGINMWDAERGIDEPILIKDDVWIGTNAIIIAGVTIGKGAIIAAGSVVNKNVPDCEIWGGVPAKKIRDRFKNEESKSIHLNYLKLNNND, from the coding sequence ATGATAAAAATTGAATACAAAAATATGCCTTCTGGTAGTAATAAGTTTAAATTTGCTTTACGTTTCTATTTTAATGTTTTACGTACTTGGTATTATTTTACATTTAAATGGCCTTGGGTGAAGTATAAAGGCTTTGTTCGTGTTATGCCATTGTGTCTTTTTGTAAAAAGAGATATTCACATTGGTAACAATGTTCAGTTTGGAAGAGGTACTTGGGTTTCTACAGATGTACATTTTGGTAATAATATATTAATTGCTGGTAGGGTTAGTTTTGTAGGTAAAAATGATCATGTTTTTAATATTCCGGGAATAAATATGTGGGATGCTGAACGAGGCATTGATGAGCCTATATTAATAAAAGATGATGTTTGGATAGGTACTAATGCAATTATTATTGCAGGTGTTACTATAGGAAAAGGAGCTATTATTGCAGCAGGTTCAGTAGTTAATAAAAATGTACCAGACTGTGAAATTTGGGGAGGTGTACCAGCCAAAAAAATTAGGGATAGATTTAAAAATGAAGAATCAAAATCCATTCATTTAAATTATTTAAAATTAAATAATAATGACTAA
- a CDS encoding glycosyltransferase family 2 protein — MVVKEIAILLTCHNRKEKTIECLTALYSNVIPTGYSFDVFLVDDGSTDGTGEAVKEDYPNVNIILGTGDLYWNRGMHLAWKTATKNKNYDFYLWLNDDVKLLRDSIKIILDDAIKAPDCLLCGVMASEDTGNITYGGRDKNGKILIPNKKEPIICMEVNGNFVLIPKEIYEQVGMLDPIFPHAIGDFDYGFRCVSKGFTCKITSKIVGHCEANPQLPKWCLPEVSFLKRVKVLYSPLGNSHPYYYFLYEKRHFGLLLAIKHFLTIHLRVLIPQLWKQI, encoded by the coding sequence ATGGTTGTTAAAGAAATAGCTATCTTACTCACTTGCCATAACCGCAAAGAAAAAACAATAGAATGTTTAACTGCACTTTATTCAAATGTAATACCAACGGGATATTCATTTGATGTGTTTTTAGTCGATGATGGCTCCACAGATGGAACGGGAGAAGCAGTAAAAGAAGACTATCCAAATGTAAATATTATTTTGGGAACGGGAGATTTGTATTGGAATAGAGGTATGCATTTGGCTTGGAAAACAGCAACCAAAAATAAGAATTATGACTTTTATTTATGGTTGAATGATGACGTAAAATTACTTCGAGATTCTATAAAAATTATTTTGGATGATGCTATAAAAGCTCCTGACTGCTTATTGTGCGGCGTAATGGCTTCTGAAGATACAGGAAACATTACTTATGGAGGAAGAGACAAGAATGGTAAAATACTAATCCCTAACAAGAAAGAACCTATAATATGCATGGAGGTTAATGGCAATTTTGTTTTAATTCCTAAAGAGATATATGAACAAGTCGGTATGTTAGATCCTATTTTCCCTCATGCCATTGGTGATTTCGATTATGGATTTAGATGTGTCTCTAAAGGATTTACTTGTAAAATAACCTCAAAAATTGTGGGACACTGTGAGGCCAATCCTCAATTACCAAAATGGTGTCTTCCAGAAGTATCATTCTTAAAACGCGTAAAAGTATTATACTCTCCATTAGGGAATAGCCATCCTTATTACTATTTTCTTTATGAAAAACGACATTTTGGTTTATTACTTGCAATCAAACATTTTTTAACAATACACCTTCGAGTTTTGATACCACAATTATGGAAACAGATTTAA